The following proteins are co-located in the Pedobacter sp. FW305-3-2-15-E-R2A2 genome:
- a CDS encoding PLP-dependent aminotransferase family protein, translated as MSKDFLYNDIANAIASQIRTGVLKSGDRLPSVRMLCKDHGISMNTAKRVFLELEAHSLIDSKPQSGYFVSRQSSIKLPLPEVSRPSSVANDNEPDELISRVYADMGDDRLTLFSISALSADLLPLVKLKKEIGHAVRNLKDAGTAYESLQGNVRLRRMVAVRSLAWGGDLHENDVITTNGAINAVSLCLMALGKPGDTVAMESPCYPGTLQLVISLGFKVLELPTHPVTGLEINALKEAIPKINICLLVPNFNTPLGSFVPDEHKKEIVTLLSSHHIPLIEDDVYGDLYFGLQRPKCCKSFDKEGNVLWCSSGSKSLVPGFRVGWVAPGKYKEKLLKLKRIHSISSASIIQESVANFLKTGKYENHLRQLRRILQDNYQNYIHAIAQYFPEGTKISRPQGGLSIWVEFSEIDTRKLYDLAIKQQISIAPGRMFTLQDQFENCMRLCIGLAWSAEVKFKLKQLGNLAKVMQMS; from the coding sequence ATGAGCAAAGATTTTCTGTACAATGACATCGCAAATGCAATTGCCAGCCAGATCAGAACCGGAGTCCTGAAATCCGGAGACAGATTACCTTCTGTAAGAATGTTGTGCAAGGACCATGGGATCAGCATGAATACCGCCAAGCGGGTATTCCTGGAATTAGAGGCTCATTCCTTAATTGATTCGAAACCGCAGTCGGGTTATTTTGTGAGCCGGCAATCTTCTATAAAACTTCCGCTTCCTGAAGTGAGCCGGCCATCATCTGTCGCTAACGATAATGAACCAGATGAACTGATCAGTAGGGTCTATGCTGATATGGGAGATGACAGGCTCACGCTTTTCTCCATTAGCGCGCTCTCCGCTGATTTGCTGCCATTGGTGAAACTGAAAAAAGAGATTGGGCATGCAGTCCGGAACCTTAAAGATGCTGGGACGGCTTATGAATCTTTGCAAGGTAATGTGAGACTGAGGAGAATGGTTGCGGTCCGGTCTTTAGCCTGGGGCGGGGATTTACATGAAAATGATGTGATCACTACCAATGGTGCCATCAATGCAGTTTCCCTTTGTTTAATGGCATTGGGAAAACCGGGCGATACGGTTGCTATGGAGAGCCCATGTTATCCCGGAACCTTACAGTTGGTCATCAGCCTCGGATTTAAAGTGCTGGAGCTTCCAACACACCCGGTTACCGGATTGGAAATAAATGCGTTAAAAGAAGCTATTCCGAAAATCAACATTTGCCTCCTGGTTCCCAACTTCAATACCCCTTTGGGAAGCTTTGTCCCTGATGAGCACAAAAAGGAAATCGTAACTCTTTTATCCAGCCATCACATTCCACTAATTGAAGATGATGTCTATGGCGATTTGTATTTTGGTCTGCAACGTCCAAAATGCTGTAAATCATTTGATAAAGAAGGGAATGTCTTATGGTGCAGCTCGGGCTCGAAAAGTCTGGTGCCTGGCTTTCGCGTCGGTTGGGTTGCTCCGGGGAAATACAAAGAAAAACTGTTAAAGTTAAAGCGAATTCATTCCATATCTTCCGCTTCTATCATTCAGGAATCAGTAGCCAATTTCCTGAAGACCGGGAAGTATGAAAATCATTTACGTCAGCTTCGCCGGATTCTACAGGACAATTACCAAAATTATATCCATGCCATCGCACAATATTTTCCGGAGGGAACTAAGATAAGCAGGCCTCAGGGTGGACTGTCGATCTGGGTTGAATTTAGTGAGATTGATACACGAAAACTATATGACCTGGCCATTAAACAGCAGATTAGCATTGCTCCGGGACGAATGTTTACCCTTCAAGATCAATTTGAAAATTGCATGAGGCTCTGCATTGGCTTAGCCTGGTCAGCCGAAGTGAAATTTAAACTAAAACAACTTGGAAATCTTGCGAAGGTGATGCAAATGAGTTAA
- a CDS encoding DJ-1/PfpI family protein encodes MKRLIIALLLFPCFLFAQQPSAIAYVCPPCGGSCDTISFSKAGICPHCEMTLVNKNEKERLVKEQKTTVCFYLYDGVEVLDFAGPMEVFSYAGFKVFTVSKTKEPLISQGILKIIPEYSIADAPLADIFAVFGGNDEVAADDPEVIAWIKSRDQATYSYFSVCTGAFILGKADLLNNLQVTTFHRSVENLQKAVPSARVLKNTRYVDNGRVITTAGISAGIDGALHLVAKLKGKEAAMKVAQHMEYDKYQPDQGLVVR; translated from the coding sequence ATGAAAAGATTAATTATAGCACTGCTCCTATTTCCATGCTTTCTGTTTGCACAACAACCATCTGCCATTGCCTATGTATGTCCACCATGCGGGGGCTCTTGTGATACGATCAGCTTTAGTAAAGCTGGAATTTGTCCTCATTGTGAAATGACACTAGTGAATAAAAATGAAAAAGAGCGCCTGGTCAAGGAACAGAAGACCACAGTTTGTTTTTACCTGTACGATGGTGTAGAGGTACTTGATTTTGCAGGACCAATGGAGGTGTTTTCCTATGCAGGTTTTAAGGTTTTCACCGTTTCCAAAACGAAAGAACCGCTGATTTCGCAGGGGATACTAAAGATAATCCCTGAGTACAGCATTGCTGATGCTCCTCTTGCGGATATATTCGCTGTTTTTGGAGGAAATGACGAAGTGGCGGCTGATGATCCCGAAGTCATTGCCTGGATTAAATCAAGGGATCAGGCCACCTATAGCTATTTCTCTGTTTGCACAGGTGCTTTCATTCTTGGTAAAGCCGACCTGCTGAACAACCTCCAGGTGACTACATTCCATCGCAGCGTTGAGAACCTGCAAAAAGCGGTCCCATCAGCCCGGGTGCTAAAGAATACAAGATACGTTGATAATGGTAGAGTGATCACCACCGCCGGCATCTCTGCCGGAATAGATGGCGCCTTGCACCTGGTTGCCAAATTAAAAGGAAAAGAAGCAGCGATGAAGGTGGCACAACATATGGAATATGATAAATATCAACCTGATCAAGGTCTTGTGGTCCGGTAA
- a CDS encoding DJ-1/PfpI family protein has protein sequence MASDRIIFFLFDGVHLLDLAGAVTVFYESGCLGKPYELCYVSPYPQPISSSGLGFTKVIAPEELTVNANDTVIVAGMEIAKWQRSDDALWIPWLQSAATKAAAVCSVCTAAFALAAAGLLDGRQCTTHWAWTSTLQQQYPRIKVLENILYVKSGNIYTSAGIATGIDLALFLVEERHGVAFACKVAKDMVVYVRREGKDPQDSIYIQNRQHINYQIHQVQDYIAQHLREKISIEELAELVHISPRSLTRLFKSSTGITVGQYVQQLRLEKAMHLLKDHHKMAWIAMECGYKSPGQLRQLIKHRL, from the coding sequence ATGGCCTCTGATCGCATTATATTTTTTCTCTTTGACGGCGTGCATCTACTGGATCTTGCCGGCGCTGTAACCGTATTTTATGAATCAGGCTGTCTGGGGAAACCTTATGAGCTTTGCTACGTCTCCCCTTATCCCCAGCCGATTTCCTCAAGTGGTCTGGGTTTTACAAAGGTAATTGCACCTGAAGAATTAACTGTTAACGCGAATGACACCGTCATTGTTGCCGGTATGGAAATTGCCAAATGGCAACGATCCGACGACGCTTTGTGGATTCCATGGCTGCAAAGTGCCGCTACAAAGGCAGCAGCGGTCTGCTCCGTTTGTACTGCTGCTTTTGCCCTGGCGGCTGCCGGATTACTTGATGGACGTCAGTGTACCACACATTGGGCCTGGACCTCCACCTTACAACAACAGTATCCCAGGATAAAGGTCCTGGAAAATATATTATATGTTAAAAGTGGTAATATATATACAAGTGCTGGAATTGCGACGGGCATTGATTTAGCGCTTTTTTTAGTCGAAGAGCGACACGGGGTCGCATTTGCCTGTAAAGTTGCTAAAGACATGGTGGTATATGTACGACGGGAAGGCAAAGACCCACAAGACAGCATTTATATACAAAACAGACAACATATCAATTACCAGATCCACCAGGTGCAGGATTATATTGCTCAACACCTGCGTGAGAAGATCAGTATAGAAGAATTGGCGGAACTGGTCCATATCAGTCCCAGATCGCTGACCCGTTTATTTAAATCTTCTACCGGCATTACGGTTGGGCAATATGTACAGCAACTGCGTCTGGAAAAAGCAATGCACTTACTGAAAGACCATCATAAAATGGCATGGATCGCTATGGAATGTGGATATAAAAGTCCTGGTCAGCTCAGACAGCTCATCAAACACAGACTATAA
- a CDS encoding putative DNA modification/repair radical SAM protein: protein MEKLEILADAAKYDVSCSSSGSKRNNKDKGLGDSKGYGICHAFTEDGRCVSLLKILLTNHCIFDCAYCVSRKSNHVKRAAFTVEEVVDVTINFYRRNYIEGLFLSSGIFDSPDYTMERLVRIAKKLRIDHNFNGYIHLKAIPGASDELMKEAGLYADRLSVNVEMPTEQSLKLLAPEKKHIDVIKPMEYLKKEIIGYREEKSLNKKAPVFAPAGQSTQMVIGATKETDMEILGMADYFYQQMNMKRVYYSGYVPISNDGRLPMIGTPVPIIRENRLYQADWLIRFYGFKVNEIVGFDQPHLDLDIDPKLGWALRNLDQFPVDINTATLEMIKRIPGIGHQNAKKIVAARKFNRLLPEHLQKMGIAYNRAKYFLAVPHPFSIQKDFTSVQIKHQILSLQNSKYKSDFSSQLALF from the coding sequence ATGGAGAAGTTGGAAATACTGGCCGACGCAGCGAAATATGATGTTTCCTGTTCCTCAAGCGGTAGCAAACGAAACAACAAAGACAAAGGCCTCGGAGATTCCAAAGGGTATGGAATTTGCCATGCTTTCACGGAAGATGGCAGATGTGTTTCCTTACTTAAGATTTTACTGACCAATCATTGCATTTTCGATTGCGCTTATTGTGTGAGCAGAAAAAGCAATCACGTAAAACGTGCCGCATTTACGGTAGAGGAGGTGGTTGATGTGACCATAAATTTTTACCGCAGAAATTACATCGAAGGGTTGTTTTTAAGTTCAGGGATTTTCGATAGCCCTGATTATACGATGGAACGACTGGTTCGGATTGCTAAAAAATTACGCATAGACCATAATTTCAATGGCTATATCCATCTAAAAGCTATTCCAGGAGCGAGTGACGAGTTAATGAAGGAGGCCGGATTATACGCTGACCGCTTAAGTGTAAATGTTGAAATGCCAACGGAGCAAAGTCTGAAATTACTGGCACCTGAAAAAAAACATATCGATGTGATCAAACCAATGGAATACTTAAAAAAGGAAATCATCGGTTATCGGGAGGAAAAATCTCTAAACAAGAAAGCGCCTGTTTTCGCACCAGCAGGGCAAAGTACACAAATGGTGATCGGCGCTACAAAAGAAACCGATATGGAGATTCTGGGGATGGCAGATTATTTTTATCAGCAAATGAATATGAAACGGGTATACTATTCCGGATACGTTCCCATCAGTAACGACGGGCGGCTCCCAATGATAGGTACACCGGTTCCCATCATTCGCGAAAACCGCCTTTATCAGGCAGATTGGCTGATCCGATTCTACGGATTTAAGGTGAATGAAATTGTTGGATTTGATCAGCCACATCTGGACCTGGATATTGACCCTAAATTAGGTTGGGCATTGCGTAATCTTGACCAATTCCCTGTTGATATTAATACCGCTACCCTTGAAATGATTAAACGGATACCCGGAATTGGACATCAAAATGCAAAAAAAATAGTAGCTGCACGGAAATTTAACAGGCTTTTACCCGAGCATTTACAAAAGATGGGGATCGCTTATAACCGTGCGAAATACTTTTTGGCGGTTCCTCATCCTTTTTCGATCCAAAAGGATTTTACGTCGGTTCAAATCAAACATCAGATCCTAAGCTTGCAGAACAGTAAATATAAATCTGATTTCTCTTCACAACTGGCCTTATTCTGA
- a CDS encoding TIGR03915 family putative DNA repair protein, whose amino-acid sequence MIYDGTYQGWLTAIFDSYDHKLNEVCFLKEKTASIPLFATPHYVITDEIKATRVMKGLKQRLSAEGLKNLYNIYLSEEEKSEEMMWRFVKYVFECKDNIEQNFSNSAVWDVKKLAKKVKREAHRMEAFVRFKLTKDHLFYAIIEPDHNVLPLIEGHFKGRYADQRWLIYDARRKYGIYYDLETVTTVELEFKLGAGSAKAIAEICDEREEFFQELWRRYFSSVNIKARKNMRLHIQHMPKRYWKHLPEKMPEN is encoded by the coding sequence ATGATTTACGATGGAACCTATCAGGGCTGGCTGACAGCAATCTTTGATAGCTATGACCACAAGCTGAATGAAGTATGCTTTTTGAAAGAAAAAACAGCTTCAATTCCTTTATTTGCAACACCTCATTATGTGATCACAGATGAAATTAAAGCCACACGCGTGATGAAGGGGCTTAAACAGCGTCTTTCTGCTGAAGGCTTGAAAAATCTCTATAATATCTACTTATCTGAAGAAGAAAAATCGGAGGAAATGATGTGGCGTTTTGTAAAGTATGTTTTTGAATGTAAAGACAACATAGAACAAAATTTCAGCAATAGCGCAGTTTGGGATGTTAAAAAGCTGGCTAAGAAAGTCAAACGGGAAGCCCACCGAATGGAGGCTTTCGTTCGTTTTAAACTTACGAAAGATCACCTGTTCTATGCTATTATTGAACCTGATCATAATGTTTTGCCTCTTATTGAAGGTCATTTTAAAGGGCGCTATGCGGATCAGCGCTGGTTAATTTATGATGCCAGGAGAAAGTATGGCATTTATTATGATCTCGAAACGGTGACCACTGTAGAACTTGAGTTTAAGCTCGGAGCTGGATCGGCTAAGGCTATTGCAGAAATTTGTGATGAAAGAGAAGAATTTTTCCAGGAACTTTGGCGCAGGTATTTTAGTAGTGTTAACATTAAGGCACGGAAAAATATGCGGCTTCATATACAGCATATGCCTAAACGTTACTGGAAGCATTTACCGGAAAAGATGCCGGAAAATTAA
- a CDS encoding dihydrofolate reductase family protein yields the protein MRKLILGLAVTLDGYIEGPNGEYDWCFTDQDYGLNEFFTGIDAMFIGRKSYEIAQQYAENNNGETIPGMPGMIEYVFSNTLKTVKEGAVLISGDVITEARELKKQPGKDIWLYGGAELSEALMKEDLVDELWLSVHPILLGSGKALFGKQNNRTKLKLLHSKTYETGLVSLRYSINKE from the coding sequence ATGAGAAAACTAATATTAGGGTTAGCAGTAACATTGGATGGATATATTGAAGGGCCCAATGGCGAATATGACTGGTGCTTCACGGATCAGGATTATGGTCTGAACGAGTTCTTTACCGGTATAGACGCGATGTTTATTGGACGCAAAAGCTACGAGATCGCACAACAATATGCAGAGAACAATAACGGAGAAACGATTCCCGGCATGCCGGGAATGATCGAATACGTATTTTCCAACACCTTGAAAACAGTAAAAGAAGGTGCGGTACTTATATCCGGAGATGTCATTACCGAGGCCAGAGAGCTAAAAAAACAACCAGGCAAAGACATCTGGCTGTATGGTGGTGCCGAGCTCAGCGAAGCTTTGATGAAAGAAGACCTTGTAGATGAATTATGGTTGTCAGTACATCCAATACTACTTGGCAGTGGCAAAGCGCTGTTCGGTAAGCAAAATAACCGTACCAAACTTAAACTCCTACATAGCAAAACTTATGAAACCGGGTTGGTATCGCTCCGCTACAGCATCAATAAAGAGTAA
- a CDS encoding helix-turn-helix domain-containing protein — protein MDCDEGTDNNHVRVLPDTCVELFLNYTSTPIAIIDDELYKRSIVSFRMSRPMDIQMRKGAGCLAICFYPGMAYKFFHLPMQMLTDTNTALSDVWKDLAGEIEDKLTSAPDNETRVFIVQNYLLRQLSLGKDDLQVAHCLQQMQGAAGSISLSKLTNDTGISQRHLSRKFQEYIGLSPKEYLRVYRFIQSLSLLKKHPECSLTEIACKSGYYDQAHFNRDYKNYAGCTPGELARAADILY, from the coding sequence ATGGATTGCGATGAAGGTACAGACAACAATCATGTACGTGTGCTTCCTGATACTTGTGTTGAATTGTTTCTGAACTACACCAGCACGCCAATTGCAATTATAGATGATGAGCTGTACAAGCGCAGTATCGTTAGCTTTCGCATGAGCCGTCCTATGGATATTCAGATGCGTAAAGGAGCGGGTTGCCTCGCCATTTGTTTTTACCCTGGCATGGCGTATAAATTTTTCCACCTTCCAATGCAAATGCTAACCGACACGAATACAGCACTATCAGATGTATGGAAAGACCTGGCGGGAGAAATAGAAGACAAACTAACCTCCGCCCCTGACAATGAGACCCGCGTATTTATAGTACAGAATTATTTGCTGCGACAATTGAGCTTGGGAAAGGATGATTTGCAGGTGGCCCATTGCCTCCAACAAATGCAAGGTGCAGCTGGCTCAATATCACTGAGCAAGCTTACAAATGACACCGGTATTAGTCAGCGCCATCTATCAAGGAAATTTCAGGAGTATATTGGCCTGTCACCTAAAGAATACCTACGTGTGTACCGATTCATACAATCGCTATCTCTGCTGAAAAAACACCCTGAATGCTCACTTACAGAAATAGCCTGCAAAAGTGGTTATTACGATCAGGCGCACTTTAATCGTGACTATAAAAATTACGCTGGCTGTACTCCTGGCGAATTGGCACGTGCGGCAGATATTCTGTATTGA
- a CDS encoding redoxin family protein, which yields MKKTLVLLFLFTVSTSHAQLKNGDLVPDLQFSKVLNAPVPFAALSQLKGKIILLEFWATWCGSCLAAMPHLKALQAKYPKSLQVIAVTDETASRTTKYLQSKPANFWFAIDTGRHIAKLFPHKLIPHAILLDADGKLVASTHPEAITEKVIDSLLWKEKVHLPEKIDQTVSPEELIKQRFFAADTLSYRFMMESEIKGGPGLSTTWLNDNTFSGRRLTCINLSLASLYMLAYGDYPYNRTINETGMEKNEPVYCLDLIVESPGDLLSTLQKELTKRFDLQAKVKPIIKEVQALRIIDVAKFKSIRRNLSGKRTYYSRHGEIDQDAISMSDFAQFIENYGIGKLVVDQTGNSEKLDIKFSFQPENPQSLLDILKRMGLGLTKIQQTVDILVLYKPNSYEQ from the coding sequence ATGAAAAAGACACTTGTTCTTCTATTTCTGTTTACCGTTAGTACTTCACATGCCCAGCTTAAAAACGGCGACCTTGTACCCGACCTGCAATTCAGCAAAGTCCTAAATGCACCTGTTCCATTTGCTGCACTGAGCCAATTGAAAGGAAAGATCATCTTATTGGAATTTTGGGCAACCTGGTGTGGCTCATGCCTCGCGGCAATGCCTCATCTCAAAGCCTTGCAGGCGAAGTACCCGAAATCCTTACAGGTCATTGCAGTCACTGATGAGACCGCATCACGAACGACTAAGTACCTGCAATCAAAGCCTGCTAACTTTTGGTTTGCCATAGATACCGGGCGACATATAGCTAAATTATTCCCACATAAACTGATACCACATGCAATTCTCCTCGACGCTGATGGGAAGTTGGTCGCATCAACCCATCCGGAGGCCATCACTGAAAAAGTAATCGATAGTCTTTTGTGGAAAGAAAAGGTTCATCTACCAGAAAAGATAGATCAGACTGTCAGTCCTGAGGAATTAATTAAACAACGCTTTTTCGCTGCAGATACCTTGAGTTACAGATTCATGATGGAATCAGAGATTAAGGGTGGACCAGGACTAAGTACGACCTGGTTGAATGATAACACATTTAGCGGGCGTAGGCTCACCTGTATAAATCTGAGTCTGGCTTCCCTTTACATGTTGGCATACGGAGATTATCCCTACAACCGCACCATAAACGAAACAGGGATGGAGAAGAATGAACCCGTTTACTGTCTGGACCTGATTGTTGAATCGCCAGGAGATTTATTATCCACTTTACAAAAAGAGCTGACCAAAAGATTTGATCTGCAGGCAAAAGTAAAACCCATTATTAAAGAAGTACAGGCGCTCAGGATTATAGATGTTGCGAAATTTAAAAGCATCAGGAGAAATCTCAGTGGCAAACGAACCTATTATTCCAGACACGGAGAGATAGACCAGGATGCGATCAGCATGAGCGATTTTGCCCAGTTTATTGAGAATTATGGTATAGGTAAGCTCGTTGTGGATCAAACAGGAAACTCAGAAAAACTGGATATTAAATTCTCTTTCCAGCCGGAAAACCCACAAAGCTTACTGGATATCTTGAAGCGTATGGGTTTGGGCTTAACCAAAATCCAACAAACCGTTGATATACTCGTACTTTATAAGCCCAATTCTTATGAACAGTAA
- a CDS encoding HAMP domain-containing sensor histidine kinase, with the protein MKKNIVLILLLMSLCVTGIVGLQLFWNYQNYQNTVKAFDHDINEALIKALDKERDQRQEQIVKRFKGWLADTSLITITANRNNRDSATVFYIQDTHPKFKGDKNRKTQFGLADFKEKLDHITPKAKAKLIEHFGERILKPDLKEGTVYYYTQMLGDSLEKVFSSSTTNPDRIALLFRQQLEAKNIYADFVLNPVRNDNLYLTRPVNTSFRKPYKKEFVDAGFEHQNRYFFKEIKWVIITSLLLIVITIGCFAYTVKTLLSQHKLAELKDAFINNMTHELNTPIASIKITAEALQAFKYSPDKQHEYLSIIAHQADKLSELTNQILTTEQVMNNVLVNKERVGVNELISKAIDDLRVQIEYRESCVDYIPATTAAYLNGDPDSLGKAIVNLLDNALKYSLGRPAVAIAVSTSLDHVDINISDHGIGIPQEYNRSIFEQFFRVPQGNLHDVKGFGLGLSYVKEVIEQHNGKIFVSKNYPTGSRFTIKLPLY; encoded by the coding sequence ATGAAAAAAAATATAGTCCTGATCCTATTGCTCATGTCGCTTTGCGTCACAGGTATAGTCGGACTACAGCTTTTTTGGAATTATCAGAATTACCAAAATACAGTGAAAGCGTTTGATCATGATATTAACGAGGCATTGATTAAAGCCCTGGATAAAGAACGAGATCAGCGGCAAGAGCAGATCGTGAAACGCTTCAAAGGCTGGTTGGCCGATACCTCCCTGATCACCATAACTGCAAACCGTAATAACCGGGACAGCGCCACTGTTTTTTACATCCAGGATACGCATCCCAAATTCAAGGGCGACAAAAACAGAAAGACCCAATTCGGCTTAGCCGATTTTAAGGAAAAACTGGATCACATTACCCCAAAGGCCAAAGCGAAGCTGATCGAACACTTCGGAGAGAGGATCTTAAAACCAGACCTTAAAGAAGGAACGGTCTATTATTATACCCAAATGCTGGGCGATAGTCTGGAAAAGGTATTCAGCAGCAGTACCACGAATCCCGATAGGATTGCATTGTTGTTCAGACAGCAACTGGAGGCTAAAAATATTTATGCAGACTTTGTGCTGAATCCAGTCAGAAACGACAATCTATACCTTACCAGACCGGTGAATACCAGTTTCCGCAAGCCTTATAAAAAGGAATTTGTTGATGCTGGATTTGAACATCAGAACCGCTACTTTTTTAAGGAGATTAAATGGGTCATCATTACCTCGCTACTCCTTATAGTCATCACCATTGGTTGTTTTGCTTATACCGTTAAAACATTGCTTTCCCAACATAAGCTGGCTGAACTTAAAGACGCTTTCATTAACAACATGACCCATGAGCTAAATACCCCCATTGCTTCCATCAAAATAACTGCCGAAGCCTTGCAGGCATTTAAGTATTCCCCTGATAAACAACACGAATACCTGAGTATCATTGCCCACCAGGCGGATAAGTTGAGTGAATTGACCAATCAAATATTAACGACTGAACAAGTGATGAATAATGTGTTGGTTAATAAGGAACGAGTAGGGGTTAACGAGTTGATTTCTAAAGCAATTGATGACCTAAGGGTGCAAATAGAATACCGTGAATCATGTGTTGATTATATTCCTGCCACAACTGCAGCATACCTGAACGGAGACCCGGACAGCCTGGGTAAAGCCATTGTTAATCTGCTGGACAATGCCCTGAAATATAGCCTGGGCAGACCTGCGGTTGCCATTGCCGTAAGCACATCTTTAGATCATGTGGACATCAACATTTCTGATCATGGTATCGGAATTCCACAAGAATATAACCGCTCAATATTCGAGCAGTTTTTTCGGGTGCCACAAGGCAACCTCCACGATGTGAAAGGCTTTGGACTTGGACTTAGCTATGTGAAAGAAGTGATAGAGCAGCACAACGGTAAAATATTCGTAAGTAAAAACTATCCCACAGGAAGTAGATTCACGATTAAACTGCCGTTGTACTAA
- a CDS encoding response regulator transcription factor, whose product MEKIKLLLVEDEPFLAKVIKDSLEQLGFDVLHAPDGKKAFSLFQNESCNLCIVDVMLPHTDGFTLVRQIRALGSAVPVLFLTSRTAVKDVIEGYESGGNDYLKKPFSLDELFLRVNELLKRTLANPITGTTPFAIGGYQFVFHKQTLHFGATEFRLSHRECQLLKLLYDHRNALLERKQTLKTLWGDDNFYNTRTMDVFITKLRKHLQLDPSVEILNVRGIGYKLIC is encoded by the coding sequence ATGGAAAAGATTAAACTATTATTGGTAGAAGATGAGCCATTTTTGGCCAAAGTGATCAAGGACAGTCTTGAGCAGCTTGGCTTTGATGTGTTACATGCCCCGGACGGAAAAAAGGCATTTAGCTTATTTCAGAATGAAAGCTGCAATCTTTGCATTGTAGATGTGATGTTACCGCATACCGATGGTTTTACGCTTGTCAGACAGATTCGTGCATTGGGATCAGCTGTTCCTGTATTGTTTCTAACCTCGCGGACAGCAGTTAAAGATGTGATAGAAGGGTATGAGAGTGGCGGAAATGATTATTTAAAGAAACCCTTCAGTTTGGATGAACTTTTTTTAAGAGTAAACGAATTACTTAAAAGAACTTTAGCAAATCCGATCACGGGTACCACACCATTCGCAATCGGTGGATATCAATTTGTCTTTCATAAACAAACGTTGCATTTCGGGGCGACAGAATTCAGGCTTTCTCACCGGGAATGCCAATTGTTAAAGTTGCTCTATGACCATAGGAATGCATTACTCGAAAGAAAACAAACCCTGAAAACTTTATGGGGTGACGATAACTTTTACAATACCCGTACCATGGATGTTTTTATCACTAAACTAAGAAAGCACCTGCAATTGGACCCCTCTGTGGAGATTTTAAATGTTCGTGGAATTGGCTATAAACTAATTTGCTGA